In one Nicotiana sylvestris chromosome 8, ASM39365v2, whole genome shotgun sequence genomic region, the following are encoded:
- the LOC138875280 gene encoding uncharacterized protein, which translates to MANVVVDDLSRKGRSVGSLSFIQVVEKTLGIDAQARQFDDPQLFDLKITVFRGGSKKLFIGDDGVFQLQCQISFRNMDGLREMILEEAHIYSGATMMYHDLKKHYWWRRMNKKWCWTCFVVFELSASHVRLSETRWFASKIRYPRVLSKFANFILVMTSYTSEKLAQIYIREILGTNLVHDALERVKSIEEQHRTTQSRKKSYVDRKFHDVAFIEGGKFLL; encoded by the exons ATGGCGAATGTGGTAGTGGATGATTTGAGTAGGAAGGGGAGGAGTGTGGGGAGTTTATCATTTATTCAAGTTGTGGAGAAAACATTGGGTATAGATGCTCAAG CTcgtcagtttgatgatccccaatTATTTGACCTTAAGATCACGGTATTTAGAGGTGGTTCTAAGAAGCTATTCATTGGCGATGATGGTGTATTTCAACTTCAGTGCCAAATTTCTTTTCGTAATATGGATGGTTTGAGGGAgatgattcttgaggaggctcaTATTTATTCAGGTGCTACAATGATGTACCATGATTTGAagaagcattattggtggcgaagGATGAATAAAAAATGGTGTTGGACATGTTTCGtggtatttgaattgtcagcaagtcaTGTAAGATTATCAGAAACCAGGTGGTTTGCTTCAAAGATTAGATATCCCAGAGT ATTGAGCAAGTTTGCAAATTTTATTTTGGTCATGACTTCTTATACTTCAGAGAAATTGGCTCAGATCTATATTAGAGAGATT TTGGGTACAAATTTGGTTCATGATGCTTTAGAAAGGGTGAAGTCGATTGAGGAGCAGCATCGAACAACACAGTCCAGGAAGAAGAGTTATGTTGATAGGAAGTTTCATGATGTGGCCTTCATTGAGGGTGGGAAGTTTCTTCTTTGA
- the LOC138875279 gene encoding uncharacterized protein, translated as MDHRKLQYLLKQKDLNLRWLELLKYYDITILNNPEKANVVADALSRKAVSLGSLAYIPVGDSLFASDVQALANQFVRLDVPEASRVLACTLAQSSLFEHFRERQYDDPHLLALGTQCCMVVPSRLLLEMMDF; from the coding sequence ATGGATCATCGAAAGTTGCAGTATTTGTtaaaacagaaggatctcaacttgaggtggttggagctattgaaatactatgatatcaccatcttgaaTAATCccgagaaggccaatgtggtggccgatgccttgagtagaaaggcagtgagtTTGGGAAGCCTTGCGTACATCCCAGTCGGTGACAGCCTGTTTGCttcagatgttcaggctttggccaatcagtttgtgaggttggatgttccAGAGgccagtcgtgttctagcttgtacactcgctcagtcttccttgtttgagcacttcagggagcggcagtatgatgaccctcatttgcttgccttagggacacagtgctgCATGGTAGTGCCAAGCAGATTACTGTTGGAGATGATGGatttttga